From the genome of Bacteroidia bacterium:
CCCGTTCAAAAGAAGTTTACAACCCATAGGGCCTTCATCCTTCACGCGGCTTGGCTGGATCAGTGTTGCCACCATTGTCCAATATTCCTTACTGCTGCCTCCCGTAGGAGTCTGGTCCGTGTCTCAGTACCAGTGTGGGGGTTAATCCTCTCAGATCCCCTACCGATCGTTGCCTTGGTGGGCCGTTACCCCGCCAACTAGCTAATCGGACGCATGCCCATCTTCAACCGCCGGAGCTTTCATTGAAAAATGATGCCATCTCTCAATAATACTGGGTATTAATTCCCGTTTCCGGGAGCTATTCCCAAGTTGAAGGTAAGTTGCATACGTGTTACGCACCCGTGCGCCGCTCGTCAGCATGTATTGCTACACCTGTTACCGCTCGACTTGCATGTATTAGGCCTGCCGCTAGCGTTCATCCTGAGCCAGGATCAAACTCTCCATTGTAAAGTTTGATTTTCCTGATGGCCCCGCATCACTGCGGTGCCAGGGAAGTTTACTCAAGGTTTTGACTTCCTTCCCGGCCTCGCCGGGAAAGGGGTCCGCTATTTCATAGCCTCTTCAATCTTTTCAAAGAACCTTTTCTATTCTCAAAAGTCCACGTTCGGACTTCTAACTCTATTCAATATCCCCTAAAATGGGACGGCAAAAGTAGAAACCGTTTTCCTATCCACCAAATATTTCTTTAAAAATATTTTTCCCTCAGCCACAGGCCCTTACTTCTTTCCCGATTATCCTCTAAAAGGGGGGCAAAGATAACCATCTGAACCCACTTTGCCCCAATCATTATTAACATTTTTTTGACAGAACCTGAAAATGCCTGATCCAACCCTATCCCTTTGGGCATTCAATGAGATCTCTGCGCACTGATCCTATATAATATACTATAATTCAGGTGATTGTGTAATCACCGGAGCCTACTCACAAAACCTTCGCCTCGTTCCATAAAACATCCAACTCCGCAAGCGACATGGCGGACATCTCTTTGTTCGTTTCGCTGAGCTTCTTCTCCATGTACTGGAAACGCCGGATAAACTTCCGGTTGGTTCGCTCCAGTGCATCCTCCGGATTCACGCCCACAAAGCGGGAATAATTCACCAGGGCGAAAAACAGGTCTCCGATCTCTTCCTCTATTCTCCTAACATCGCCCTTATTCACTTCCTCCTTCACCTCCTGTATTTCCTCTTCTACTTTTTCCCATACCTGTTCCGGCCGCTCCCAGTCGAACCCCACTGCTCTGGCCTTCTCCTGGATTCGCCACGACTTTACAAGGGCCGGCAGCGATAGGGGAACCCCCGCCAGCACGGATTTAAATCCGGCGGCCGTCTGACTCTCTTTTTCCTTCAGTTTGATCTTTTCCCAGTTCTCCTTCACCTGGTGCTCATCCTTCACTTGAACATCCCCGTAAATGTGCGGGTGGCGCTGAATGAGCTTCTCACATAAAAAATGGGTCACCGTGCCGATATCAAAAGCCTTCTGCTCCTCTCCGATGCGTGCATAAAACACGATATGAAGCAGAAGATCGCCCAGCTCCTTTTTTATCTTCTCCTGATCGCCTTCCATTATAGCATCGGAGAGTTCATAGGTTTCCTCGATGGTAAGGGTGCGAAGCGTTTCCGGTGTTTGTTTCCGGTCCCAGGGGCATTTCTCCCGCAACTCATTCATGATCCCAAGAAGCCGCTCCAATTCTTTCAGTTTGCGTTCCATTTCCGACATTTGATGCCCCAAGTTACATTATTAAATTTGTGCCGTGCGTTTTGTGCTGTGGTTATTTTTCATTCCTGTTATTTCTACTGCTGCAAGTGGAACTGATTCGCTGTGCTTTTCCGTAATCGGACATTACGGATTCATCCTTCCCCATTCTCCCAGCATGAGTTACATTATTCCTTCACATATTTACGGGGCTGAGGTGAATGTTTTCCGGAGAACCGGCGGAGAAAGAGACTGGGAACGCACCTTTGGTTATCCTGAAACAGGACTTCACTTCTTTTTTATTGATCTGCAGAATCCGGGTGTCACCGGGCGGGGGTTTGCCCTGGATCCTTACCTGCAATTTCCGCTTTTCACAGGCAAAAGCCTACGCCTTCATCTAAAAACAGGTGCCGGAATCGGTTACCTCACCGAAAAGTTCGACCGGATTGAAAACCATAAGAATGTAACGATCGGATCTCATATCAATGCTTTTGCCGACATCCGACTCAGCGCCGCCATCCAGTGGAGCGGGAGTTACCGTACGGATGTGGGAATAGGCTTCGCACATTTTTCCAATGGTGCATGGACGGTTCCCAACCTTGGGTTTAACTGTATTACCTTAAACATGGGACTGGCCGTAACGCGATATCCTGTCACGAAAAAGGGAGAACCACCGCTTCCCGACAGGCAAATTCGTTACTGGCTGCGTATATTGGGAGGTGTTAACGAGACCATGCCGCCGGGCGGGAAAAAGTATTTTCCTCACCTGCTCTCTTTTAATGCACACATGGCACTGGGGAATATTTCCACCATTACCGGAGGTATTGAACTGCTGAACAATCCTGCACGTATCCGCAAACTGGAATTGGATTCAACCCCAATTTCCTATAATGAGAATTTCCAGGCCGGGTTGAAAATCGGACATGAAGTAACCGTTGGGCCTGTTTCGCTGGTGGTAGAAATGGGCGCCTATGTATACAACCCCTACCCCATCGCCGGTCCTTTATTTCACCGGATCGGGGTTCATTACCGGTTCTCCCAACTCTGGACATACAATATGACCCTGCGAACACATTGGGCGCAGGCGGATAATTTTGAATTCGGACTTTCCCGGCTCATCAATCCCGGACCATAAGATGAGGTACCCGCTATTATTCCTTTTCGCACTTTCTTTCTTCGGATGCAGTCCGCAGGAACGGTGGGATTGCGTGAAAGGCACAGGAGACGAGATCACTGAGTTACGCGACGTATCGCCCTTTTCAGAAATTTATTTGGAAAATAAAATTGATGTGGAACTGGTTCAGGACAGCGTGTACCGGGTAGAGATCACCGGAGGTAAAAATCTCATGCCAAAGATTCTGGCCACCTCCGACGGGAAGGTACTCCACATCCGGGAGGAGAATAAATGTGATTTCATGCGCACCTACAAGCGGCGTATCAGGGTCAAAGTACATGTGACCGGGCTCAAAAAGATTCTTCACGAAGGCACGGGAGAACTTACCAGTAAAAGCACTTTCAGAGCCGACACCATTGACCTGATTGTAAGCAACGCAGGAAACATACAACTGGATCTACAAGCGGATAAAGTGCTCACA
Proteins encoded in this window:
- the mazG gene encoding nucleoside triphosphate pyrophosphohydrolase, yielding MSEMERKLKELERLLGIMNELREKCPWDRKQTPETLRTLTIEETYELSDAIMEGDQEKIKKELGDLLLHIVFYARIGEEQKAFDIGTVTHFLCEKLIQRHPHIYGDVQVKDEHQVKENWEKIKLKEKESQTAAGFKSVLAGVPLSLPALVKSWRIQEKARAVGFDWERPEQVWEKVEEEIQEVKEEVNKGDVRRIEEEIGDLFFALVNYSRFVGVNPEDALERTNRKFIRRFQYMEKKLSETNKEMSAMSLAELDVLWNEAKVL
- a CDS encoding acyloxyacyl hydrolase, encoding MRFVLWLFFIPVISTAASGTDSLCFSVIGHYGFILPHSPSMSYIIPSHIYGAEVNVFRRTGGERDWERTFGYPETGLHFFFIDLQNPGVTGRGFALDPYLQFPLFTGKSLRLHLKTGAGIGYLTEKFDRIENHKNVTIGSHINAFADIRLSAAIQWSGSYRTDVGIGFAHFSNGAWTVPNLGFNCITLNMGLAVTRYPVTKKGEPPLPDRQIRYWLRILGGVNETMPPGGKKYFPHLLSFNAHMALGNISTITGGIELLNNPARIRKLELDSTPISYNENFQAGLKIGHEVTVGPVSLVVEMGAYVYNPYPIAGPLFHRIGVHYRFSQLWTYNMTLRTHWAQADNFEFGLSRLINPGP
- a CDS encoding DUF2807 domain-containing protein, producing the protein MRYPLLFLFALSFFGCSPQERWDCVKGTGDEITELRDVSPFSEIYLENKIDVELVQDSVYRVEITGGKNLMPKILATSDGKVLHIREENKCDFMRTYKRRIRVKVHVTGLKKILHEGTGELTSKSTFRADTIDLIVSNAGNIQLDLQADKVLTHMGRTGDITLTGSCGEHACYAMGNGFLEADGLQTNYTWMHWNCTGNARVRASSLLHARLFWTGDVSYTGGPVVISEVLGTGKLLAY